CGGTCGCTTCGTCAAAAATTACAATCGGTGCATTCTTGAGCATTGCCCGCGCAATCGCTACTCGTTGCCGTTCTCCGCCTGACAAATGTCCTCCTGCACTGCCAACAACTGTTTCATAGCCATGCTCCAGCTCTACAATAAAATCGTGACAACCGCATTTTTTGGCTGCTTCCTCTACTTCATCATCTGTTGCCGTAAGACGACCCATTCGGATATTTTCACGCACACTCACATCAAATAAGTAATTATCCTGTGAAACATAAGATACATACGATGTGAGTTGTGAAAGCGGCATTTGCCGAATGTCCTTGCCACCCAACGTGATTTTGCCTGATGTCACTTCCCAAAAACCAGTAATAAGTTTCGTAATGGTGGATTTTCCGGAACCTGACGGTCCCACAATCGCAGTCATAGTGTTAGGGCGAAATATAAGATTAACATGACTCAAAACAGGCTCTTCCACATTTTCATCATAGGAAAAAGAAACATCCTGAAATTTTATCGTTAAATCCTGTATGTCGGTCTGTATAGAAGGGCGCTTCATTTCGGGAGCCGACAGCAAACTACATACAGCGCCTATTATCGTTCCTAGCTGCGCTACACTATCCGTAAATTTGATTGCCGCTAAAATTGGCCCAACAATTCCAAGTGATAAAATCATCACGGTTAAAAAAACAGGAGCAGAAAGGATTCCTGCTTTGTAAAGGATTCCTCCGACCGGTAAAATAGCAATCCACACACTTGGCCAGATGGTATTGCTCATCGACATAAAAAGCTGTGTGTCCTTCATCCAGCCAACCGCATAATCGGCGTTATCTTTCACAGAATCAGAGTATCTTTCATAAGAATTTGCAGATTGATTAAATGCTTTTATTACCTCAATCCCATTCACATACTCAACGACTGTTGTATTCATTTTCTTAACTCGTTTTATAAGCCCAGAAAACCGTTCCTCATAATTTTTTGCCATTCCCATATAACAGAAAAATCCTATGGGCAACGTAACTAGTGATAAAAGAGCCATACGCCAGTCTAGAACAAAAAGATAAACAAGCATACATACTGGCACAAACAAATTAGATGTCATTTCAGGAACTAAATGCGCAAGAATCGGCTCCATACTTTCCACCCTATCCACAATCGTGTCTTTAAAACTACCCGATGATTGATCCAAGATATAGCCCATCGGAACCCGTGACAGCTTATCTATAATCTGCATTCGAATCTCTTTCAATGTATAAAATGTTGCCGTATGTGATACAGCAGTTGAAAGATTCGCAAAAATAATTTTCAAAGAAAATCCGAGCAACACCATCATGCACCAAAAGGCATAAATAGACATCTCCCTTATACCTTCCAGCAGATAAAGCATAATTCTGGCAATTGCAAAATACGGAATCATACCAGAAGCAACGCCCAAAATAGCAAGCAGAATTGACAGCACAAACTGATTTTTATGCGCACGCATAAAACCTAATAACTGTTTTGCAATTTCTGATTTATTCATTTTCCTTACCTCCCATGTAGAATCTGTTGTCACAAGCCATATCACACAGTAAATCATCATGAGTTATAATGATAATGGTTTTTCCTTTCTGGGCAAGGAATGTTACCCATTTTGAGAGACTTAGTACACCTTCTCCATCCATTCCACTTGTAGGTTCATCTAAGATAATTATATCGGCATCCGAGCAATATGCGGCAGCTATTGTTACTCTCTGTTTTTCGCCACCAGACAAAGACGCTGGATGCCGATCCTTTAATGCGGTCAGATGAAAGGCATCCAACGCATCATAGGCACGATTTCTCAAATCCTCTGTTACCTTTTTACCTAATACCAGCTCATTCCCGACACTATCCGCATAAATCTGATAATCCGCGTCCTGCATAACAAGATAACTGGATGCACGACGCTCTGCGCAAGATAATACCTGATTTTCTCTTTTTATTGTTCCGACCTTTTGTTTTAACAGTCCACACAAAATTTTGCAAAACGTAGTTTTCCCTATTCCATTTCTGCCAAGAATGGCAGTAACAGTCCCGGCAGGAAAGCAGCAAGACAAGTCTTCAATTCCCCACACAGCTTTTTTATACCGAAAAGAAATTCCCTCCACAGTCAAATCTTTATCAGCAGATAAAATCTGTCGATGCGGTCTTTGTACATATTCAGCCAAATCCGGATGTCGGATGCCCCACTCAATCAAATCACTACAAGTAAGCCGTTCAAACTGGGCTTTTGTCCATTTATTTACCAATCTGCCGGCATCAATATGCAAATATACATCCGCAATAGATAAAAACTGATGCAGACGATGTTCACTGATAATAATGGTTGTACCATTCTGCTTTATCTCTCCCAAAATTTCAAGCAAGATTTTAATTCCGCCCCGATCCAAATTAGAAATTGGCTCATCCAATATCAATACAGGCGGAGCGAATACAGTGGCGGCAGCAATCGCCACACGTTGCTTCTGCCCACTGGATAATTCATTGACTTTTTTCTCCAACAGGGACTCTATTTCAAGTCTCTTCGCGCACTCCATAACCTGCGGTAATATTCGTTCGGGAGACAACCCAATGTTTTCAGCAGAAAATGCAATTTCATCAAGTACCTTTCCCATAAAAAACTGGCTTCGAGGGTCTTGAAAGACTACTCCCAGTGTTGCAACCCTTTCTTCCGGTGTGAAACTGCTGGGAAAACCATTATTTACTATAACACGGCCTTTTAACTGCCCTTCGTAAAATCCAGGAACTAACCCGCTAATCAGGTGGAGAATAGTACTTTTTCCAGCTCCAGAACGTCCGCACAGGACAGCGCACTGACCCTTTTCAATTTTAAAAGAAATATCTTCTACCCCGGTCAGGAGCATTCCCGCATCTTCCCGTCCATAATGAAAGGAAACGCTTTCTAACTCAACCAAGTTCTCACCCCCAACATAACACCAATGCAACCTAACACAAATCCCAAAATTGTCAAAATGTCCCTGTAAGTAAAACCAATATTGTATATGCAGGAACGGGGATTAGATGAATCCAATCCCCGCAGCTCCGCAGATGCCCCAAGTTCAGTAGATAATTTCAAACATCGAACCGTCAAGGGAACGAAAAAACATTCATATGCCATAATAGGATTCTTTAGGATACTCCACCAAGTAGGGAAAATACCCCTTGCACGTATTCCGTTCCTGATAGATAACATTTCTTTTTCTATAACTGGAAAAAAACGAATCAATATACACAACATTACCAATACATTCTTAGGAACATGTATTCGCTGAAAACTATACATCATGCGGCTCGGATTTGCATACAGAATCGGTGCAGCCACCATCGTCAGCGGTATAGCACGTGCAAATGTGCAAATAACAACATACATAATCCCCATAATAGGAGCCGTCAAATAAGCTAACAACAACATAATAATATATGTCATAATAAAGCCTGGAGCTTTCTCCCAATATCCTGCTACACACATATACAAGGCGCATAGAACCACTAGACCATGTATTTCCGCGTTGCTTTGAAATACAAACCAAAACAGAGTAGCACTGATTAAAACAATTAAGTGTGTTCTAATGTCCAGTTTTTCCATTGATTACACCAGTTTTGCCTTTTTAATATGCTTTTTCAAGAAATAGCAGCCAATCAAATAACCAACAATGGCAAATACTATCGT
This Ruminococcus hominis DNA region includes the following protein-coding sequences:
- a CDS encoding ABC transporter ATP-binding protein: MNKSEIAKQLLGFMRAHKNQFVLSILLAILGVASGMIPYFAIARIMLYLLEGIREMSIYAFWCMMVLLGFSLKIIFANLSTAVSHTATFYTLKEIRMQIIDKLSRVPMGYILDQSSGSFKDTIVDRVESMEPILAHLVPEMTSNLFVPVCMLVYLFVLDWRMALLSLVTLPIGFFCYMGMAKNYEERFSGLIKRVKKMNTTVVEYVNGIEVIKAFNQSANSYERYSDSVKDNADYAVGWMKDTQLFMSMSNTIWPSVWIAILPVGGILYKAGILSAPVFLTVMILSLGIVGPILAAIKFTDSVAQLGTIIGAVCSLLSAPEMKRPSIQTDIQDLTIKFQDVSFSYDENVEEPVLSHVNLIFRPNTMTAIVGPSGSGKSTITKLITGFWEVTSGKITLGGKDIRQMPLSQLTSYVSYVSQDNYLFDVSVRENIRMGRLTATDDEVEEAAKKCGCHDFIVELEHGYETVVGSAGGHLSGGERQRVAIARAMLKNAPIVIFDEATAYLDPENESLVQDAISNLVRGKMLIMVAHRLYTVTGADQLVVVNDGRIEATGTHEELLEVCPLYKQMWMAHIGSRDEGGADRCLPH
- a CDS encoding ABC transporter ATP-binding protein: MVELESVSFHYGREDAGMLLTGVEDISFKIEKGQCAVLCGRSGAGKSTILHLISGLVPGFYEGQLKGRVIVNNGFPSSFTPEERVATLGVVFQDPRSQFFMGKVLDEIAFSAENIGLSPERILPQVMECAKRLEIESLLEKKVNELSSGQKQRVAIAAATVFAPPVLILDEPISNLDRGGIKILLEILGEIKQNGTTIIISEHRLHQFLSIADVYLHIDAGRLVNKWTKAQFERLTCSDLIEWGIRHPDLAEYVQRPHRQILSADKDLTVEGISFRYKKAVWGIEDLSCCFPAGTVTAILGRNGIGKTTFCKILCGLLKQKVGTIKRENQVLSCAERRASSYLVMQDADYQIYADSVGNELVLGKKVTEDLRNRAYDALDAFHLTALKDRHPASLSGGEKQRVTIAAAYCSDADIIILDEPTSGMDGEGVLSLSKWVTFLAQKGKTIIIITHDDLLCDMACDNRFYMGGKENE
- a CDS encoding energy-coupling factor transporter transmembrane component T family protein, producing MEKLDIRTHLIVLISATLFWFVFQSNAEIHGLVVLCALYMCVAGYWEKAPGFIMTYIIMLLLAYLTAPIMGIMYVVICTFARAIPLTMVAAPILYANPSRMMYSFQRIHVPKNVLVMLCILIRFFPVIEKEMLSIRNGIRARGIFPTWWSILKNPIMAYECFFVPLTVRCLKLSTELGASAELRGLDSSNPRSCIYNIGFTYRDILTILGFVLGCIGVMLGVRTWLS